CTAGTACTCCTTTTAATACTATGACCTGAAAGTTAAAAGCTTTTTGTTACGAATGTGTAGTCTATTATAAATATGACCAAATCAAATatgcaaacaaataaataaaaaactctTACAGAAGAATTAAAGTAATTTGTAAGCTATTTGTGATAACTAATTTTACAGTTTAATCATTGCATTAAAAAGAAATAACTTACATAAAATGTTTGGGGAAATAAGTTTTTCTTTAACATCAGACGTCCAAGTTTGACATCTAGATCTAGATAAACATGAACGTGCAAATGAAGTTGGTTGATATTCTTCCATCCTGacaagacaaaaaaaaaataaataaataaatcacagCATATTTATTactgtttaaaatttaaatacttatATACTACATTGACATAAGAATGGAAATAATATACATGTAATTGTTCATTTTCAAATTCCCATTTTGTACAAAAGAAGCCGCCTAAATGTTTAGAACACAAAGCAGCATTGCACAAAGCCAGTTGTTAAGTATGCGCGACAGATATTAACTCATTGACAAAATTAtgataataaatacatttaatGCAAATGGTAACAacaaataatgaaataatttatttttttttgataGAGTTCTACATCTTAAGTATTTATCGAATTTTCTACAGAGGGCAAAGTAAATTATACTATGCAGAGTCATACTCCTTCTGTTTTTTCCTGGCTAAGGTCCGTTGAGTTGCAAACGAATATGATCTGGCAGACATCGGACGTTCTATGCGAGATTGCTTGATTTCACGATCTTGCGCTATTACTTGCATTCTTTTCTCGGGATTTTGGGCAAATAACTCCACTATATTCATAGAAGCTGCATCGCACTTTTAGAAATCacaaaatttttataaacaatCTTTTAGTGGAAGTTTTCAGTCTCAAGATGACTTTATTTTTACTTATGGCCGATAACGAGATAATAACTTCGATAAGTCATATATGAAAATTAACAATGATTTAATAGGTCTTGCcaagtataaaatattttctctaTTATATCTTATTACTCGCCAATAACTATAAAATATGAATAATAAAGAAGAAATGACAAATATCATACtactatgtatatgtataactaGTAAAACTAGATTTTAACGAGTAAACTACTAAATATAAAAGAAGCATATGATTCTATCAAATTGCTGCTAATATTACCTGTAGTTGAAGGCGATGTAGAAAACTAATTTCTGACCGATTAAGAGGTGCATCAACGTGAAGCTTGAGCATATAGTGTAAAGCTTCCTTATATGTATTTTTCAAAGCAATCACGCGTTCTGTTCGCATCAATCTACGTACTAAATAGCCCCTTGTATATGCATTGATCACGTTTACTGCCTCTGTCTGTAATATAAAAACTGTTTTAAGATTTTTGTTGTCATTTAAAATGGAAATATGAATTTGGAAATATGATTTCTTACATGTTTTGTCCCATACATTGTCCTATCAAGCACTGGTACATGAATAGTTTTACTATCTAAAGGAAATAGTTGTCGACTAACGTTCAAACGTTTCCACCCGCGGCCTTCTTCTACCGGTATCTTTTCATGAGTCTTATTATCTAGTTGCATCTCAGAGTCTTTGTTTCCAACTGCTATTACAGGATTGTTGATTTTACACGATGATTTCAACTCTAATGTATCAACTGAATGTGAACATTTAGTAGAACAAGGTTCCAAGTTACAAACATTCATTTCGGAATAAATGTAATCCAGTGGGCATGGAATCAAACTTGCATTATTGTCTCGTAAATGCCCTATTTCACTTTCCTCTTGTAAATTACTTTTTAGGTTTTTGATATTTTCTGTAGTATCATTGTTATTTTCGAAATGTTTTTCTCCATTGGGAGTAACCTGACTAAAAGCGGAAGACAAAATATTTTCAGAGAGCAACGGAACTGAAATTTCCGGGAAGGATTTTCTGATTTCTGTGAGTAAAAGTAATTGTTGCTTTTCAAACTCCTTCTGGAGCAGTGTCTGCTCCCTTTGCTGTCGAGACACTAGTTCATTCATTTGTTTTTTATGCATTTCTTGCACCTTTTTGTAAACTGTTAGAAGTTTATCAGATGCGATGGAAGATTTTAAATTGGACATAGAATCTTCTGTTTCTATGTTCCTTGAAATTTCTCTTGTGAAATTATTATTCATGGAAATTTTATTATGCTCGCTCTCGATGTATTTGGAAAATGGTACACTAATGCTGGTTAAATTTTCCAAAGAACCACCATGTTTGTACGTTGATTGAAAAGTAAAGGAGCTGTTGTCCTTTTTCCATTTTTGAAATCGgtgtttcttttcatttttatgGTCCATAGCATGGTGTCTATTGGAATTAGTTTGTGCATTACTTCTGTCACCATTTTCATTGGCTAACATTGTTTGAATGCAATCAACAGATCTTGTAGCTGGATATGCTACATAAACAGATTCAGGTTTTGACTGCAATGAATGTGATTTACGTATTTTGGGATTGGTACTAGAATATAAATGTCTTCTCTGTTTAGGAGCTATTCTATATGATTCTAGAGGAACAAATTCTTTACTCTTGGATTCATTTTGCCACTCAATCTTGGCTTGTGCAATATTCCATTCTTTCCGACGTATTGTATTTGTACACGTTGTTGGAACATATTCTGAACAAGGGTCAGAATTCGAACTAGACATTTCCATTTGCATGTGTGCCAGTAGTATAGGACTTGGAGTATCCAGCACATAAGAACCTTGACGCACTAATTTAGGAATATCTCCTGTATTGGATAAACTGTTCCTTTGATATTTTTCATCTTCTCTGGAATTATAATTACTCAATATCAATGGAATAATATCTAATGTTTTAGGCACTTGTGGTTTTGAAATCTCTGACTCTCTTTTAGAAGTACTGAATTTCGTTGAAGTTACTTGAtttaaacaatggtctgtgtcaATGCCAATAGTAATCAACTCtggttttgaataaatattggaACCTGGATTTATTTGACATTCAGACTTATATTCTGTATCTAACTTCCGCATATCCCACTGTGTGACTTTTTCTACATTTTCATTAGGACTTTCAGAAGTGTCTGTTGAAATATCATTAATAGCCAtaacattatttttattctgatcaatattcttgCATTCAAAAGGAACTAAATTCTCTTTCAAATTACAAATTCTTTTTCTAAGTTGCAAATTTTTAGATTCTTTCCTAATTGTTTTTGCATTGAAATTGTCATGTTCTTGAGCAACATGTAAAATTGCCAATTTTTTCTCTATATTAATtgcaatttgtttataattagACATTTCTTCTTTAATATCTTTAGTCATCTGTAAATAATAAAGTCCTATTATAGAGTAAACATTGtccaataaatattattatgatACAACATAATTAATATGCATACCATGGGTGGTAAGATAGGAACTCCGTTAATTTTGATACATGAAATATATGAATGAGCTTCCATATTTTTAACTCTTTAAACAGATCTGCTAAAAATGATGTTAAATATGTACTTACAGCAAACATAAATGAACCAAAGAATACTTATTTGTCTTGATAATAGCTCTTGTCTAGGGTGGATAgaaaacaaaatatttctttGCACACCAatcagaaaatattatattaacaaACATACCGTTCGTTTTCACAAAAATATGAACAAAATAATTAGATGACAATGTTACATAGTAAtctggaaaaaaattaaataaagcatTATAGAAAATGATGGTAGCTTTTATTCATAAGTATAGTCGtacattatacaataatttaaaaaaaaatatggtaAAGTTGAAATAGAATTTATGGACATTAAAATGCACATTTAACAAATATAATTGAATTCAACATAAGTAAATATTTGTACAACAGAAACTATAAACTTAGTATACTGGATACCTGTTTTACAACTTCTTAGTATTTCAAGATTTGAataatttgataaattttatttagtatTAACCATCACTTACTTCTATCTTATATTTTATGATTAGTATTTCAAACCATACTAcaataaataatgaaaattgattACCAAAGTATCTgtttgtatttattaaaaacgtTGAAAGACCAATACACGATtctgatttaataataaattctacGTTAAAAGCACTAGATTAACACAAATTAATAtctaagaaaaaaaattccgctAATTACTCGTATATTCTTTGCAATCTGAAAATTAAAACATCAAATCGATCACTGTTTACCTTAATTGTAAGTAAGCAAATACAACAGTCTAATTTCGTTACGGTTATTAATGATTTAACAGGTTGGGTTAGACtagtgtggccagatttggcataattgaatgCATCGACTGGCGACACtactaacgacgaacttccttagcatcTAGTGAGGAAAGTCGACATATCAAATTAACGCAACTTACATTCCCGCTCTTGCTGCAGTCCATTGATTGGCTGTCACTGACTTCGTCattgttttcgaccaatacctgtgaTTAGTGGGCTGCaacagagtggggatgtaacacgttgtgccttcttctcgtggaagcacagtacaatttcgaatctcgactgctCAGGCATTTTTATAAGCAAActtcataatgaaaaaaaatgtacacggaaatacacgttttaagaccccctgatcatgttttaactattgaaaaaagaaattatttttattattcctatgaatGAGCATATGTATACATGTGTATGTTATTAATATGATTGAGTATAAACAGCTGATTACATTTTGTAATGTTCATGTTCAAAAGAATTCCGAGTCATATATCTAGATATTTTCACGGATCATACACGAAGCTCTAAGATAGGCGACCAAAAAAAGTGTGATCCTCGACGTCAGTGTCTCCTGGCGATGCGAGCACGAAGACTAAATGTAACTTCGTTTTTATACGATATACGTATAACCGTACTCTGTATGCATACTCCGTGAACGGAATTGAACGAAGTAGTGGGGAGTAATTACAAGGATATTCTATCTCGTTTGTAACactttttaatttgaaaattaaatctcagcaatttatttttacatcaaTTATGTTTGTAATAACCGTGATCGAATTTTAACGAAAGAACCATGTGCGATAATGTGAACAACAATCCATTCGCTGGATTGTTTTCAACCATCAACGATGCCATGTCATTCTCGTCTCAAAATCAGACGGTTATCGACGAAAATAATGGAACTAATTGTGTTACGGAACTTGAGAATATAAATGTTCATGATGCGACGGAACCCgcagatttaaaaaattccaaagatTCGAAAATCAATATTCAGATTAATCAGCTACTCGGTGACATATTTGGGATAACATTGCACGCAACAGAATCGAACGACCATCAAAAGCAGAGATTGATATTTGTTGACGTTGATACGATCGAACAAGCAGTTTTCGAGCGATTAATGCTTCCTGATCTTGAGTCTAAATTGGTCCCTGTGGAAGATTATCAGGAAATGCCCTGTGATTCTCATACATTAGACGAACAAGCAATATCTTATTTATTTGAAAGCTATTGCAGATTGCAacgatacaataataaattagaattatcTGATATCTACAGACAGATACATCAGGTTATTTTACAAAATGCAGGTGTTGCATTACAAGAGCCATACCTGTTTGAAGGACAAgaggtatatacatatatagttGTACAGAGGGTACTTTAAAAATAGGTTGCCAAACTTTGGTGTCATATTCTATTCTCCTTAATAGGCATGGAAACTCTTCCTTTTCAAGATATAAATAAGTTTTCTTTACAGTGAAGTATTTTAGGAACTGTTGAAActtgtttaaaatttgtttgaaaCTGATTTTCTTTAGCAACAATATATGTTttacatcaatgttttagaaatATGTTGAACATGTTTAACAATTTCTGGTCTATTGCAAATATTGTCACATGTGAAAAGGAAAGGTTTCTTTGGTAGAAACTCTGCTCACTTGATATTAGAATAAGCTCTCCTAATAAGACTATCTTATTTATTAAGATCATAATCATATGCTGTTTTTGATATTAGTATTTACTTCTAACAGAAGTATTGACAATAATTGTAATTCTACAGCTATTCGTATAATATGTTGAGACGAATAACAAGCACTTGTATCTTGAAGAGGAAAAGTTTCCAGAGCTATGTTTATATCACCTTTTTTTGAGAGAGTGGAAAATGATACCAAAGTTTAGCAACATATTTCCAAAGCATCCTATATATGGTATCTTGTTCAATGTTTACAAAGATGAAAGGATAGATGACATTTGGAAAAATGGAATTTAACTTTGTTATATATTTCAGGTTCACAAACAATTTATTACATTATGTATGGATGTAGCTGGTTTGAAACCAGACCTTATATCATTTACCAATGGTATTGTAACTGAATTGCAAGTAGAAAACAATGAAAATGCTACCCATATAATTGGTGCATCATTTAGTCCTAT
The sequence above is a segment of the Colletes latitarsis isolate SP2378_abdomen chromosome 6, iyColLati1, whole genome shotgun sequence genome. Coding sequences within it:
- the LOC143342676 gene encoding uncharacterized protein LOC143342676: MEAHSYISCIKINGVPILPPMMTKDIKEEMSNYKQIAINIEKKLAILHVAQEHDNFNAKTIRKESKNLQLRKRICNLKENLVPFECKNIDQNKNNVMAINDISTDTSESPNENVEKVTQWDMRKLDTEYKSECQINPGSNIYSKPELITIGIDTDHCLNQVTSTKFSTSKRESEISKPQVPKTLDIIPLILSNYNSREDEKYQRNSLSNTGDIPKLVRQGSYVLDTPSPILLAHMQMEMSSSNSDPCSEYVPTTCTNTIRRKEWNIAQAKIEWQNESKSKEFVPLESYRIAPKQRRHLYSSTNPKIRKSHSLQSKPESVYVAYPATRSVDCIQTMLANENGDRSNAQTNSNRHHAMDHKNEKKHRFQKWKKDNSSFTFQSTYKHGGSLENLTSISVPFSKYIESEHNKISMNNNFTREISRNIETEDSMSNLKSSIASDKLLTVYKKVQEMHKKQMNELVSRQQREQTLLQKEFEKQQLLLLTEIRKSFPEISVPLLSENILSSAFSQVTPNGEKHFENNNDTTENIKNLKSNLQEESEIGHLRDNNASLIPCPLDYIYSEMNVCNLEPCSTKCSHSVDTLELKSSCKINNPVIAVGNKDSEMQLDNKTHEKIPVEEGRGWKRLNVSRQLFPLDSKTIHVPVLDRTMYGTKHTEAVNVINAYTRGYLVRRLMRTERVIALKNTYKEALHYMLKLHVDAPLNRSEISFLHRLQLQCDAASMNIVELFAQNPEKRMQVIAQDREIKQSRIERPMSARSYSFATQRTLARKKQKEMEEYQPTSFARSCLSRSRCQTWTSDVKEKLISPNILCHSIKRSTSAGTVRKPWR